TCGAAGAAAGATTCGATGGAGTAACATTTATCTCGGCAAACACTGATGCTCAGGTATTACGTTTATCCAAAGCGCCTATAAAGATACAGTTAGGTGAAAAGCTTACAGAAGGTAAAGGCGCAGGCGGGTCTCCGGATATGGGTGCCCGTGCTGCAGAAGAAAGCCGTGAGATTATTAAAGAAGAATTGTTGAATACAGACTTACTGTTTATCACAGCGGGTATGGGCGGAGGAACGGGTACCGGCGCAGCGCCAATAATTGCAGAGATTGCTAAATCAATGAATATTCTTACTGTGGCAATTGTTACCAAACCATTCAATTTTGAAGGCCCGGTACGTATGCGCCAGGCAGAAAACGGTTTGAAAGAACTGAGGTCAAAAGTTGATACAATAATTACGATACCAAATGAGAGGTTAGTAGATATCTGTGAAAAAGATACTGGAATGAAATATGCGTTTCTTCTCGCAGACCAAATATTACATAGGGCAGTACAGTCTATCTCCGATGTTATAACCACCAAAGGCGAGATCAATGTTGATTTCGCTGATGTCAAAGGTATTATGACAACCGCAGGGGATGCTATAATGGGGATGGGGCAAGCAAAAGGTGAAAACGCAGTGGATGCTGCATTGCAACAAGCATTGAACTCGCCGTTATTAGATAATCTTTCTATAAACGGTGCAAATCGCGGGGTATTGGTTAATATCACTGGAAGTTCAAGATTACCATTAACAGAAGCTAAGGAAACTATGGATAAATTGAGAGAACAGCTTGGGCATGAAGCACACGTATTTTTTGGTTTTGTAATTGACGAGAATCTTCAAGATGAAGTTAAGCTGACTTTAATTGCAACAGGATTAACAAACCGGCGGACAATACGACACTTAACGCCTGATGAAATGAAACAGCGTAATCATTTGGCTAGCAAATCATATATTCAAGAACCTACTGCATATGTAAAACCGTCAACTTTAAATAAAGGCGATATATTTCGTCCCGCAGCTTTAAGAAAAAAGAAAAATACTTAACAGGATAACAGGGTATCATTATGAATTTTACTGAACTGCTAGACATGGTGCTCCAGCTTAAAGGTTCTGACCTGCACCTGCATCCGGGCACGTCGCCGACAATAAGGGTAGACGGTGGTTTGAAACCGTTGCCGATTACACCGTTAACTACTGTGGATACTGAACAGATAGCGTTTTCAATGATGACCGACCGCCAGAAAGCGTATTTTGACGAGCATAATGAATG
This portion of the Elusimicrobiota bacterium genome encodes:
- the ftsZ gene encoding cell division protein FtsZ translates to MIRIKISENFEETVAKIKVIGIGGGGGNAVNRMIEERFDGVTFISANTDAQVLRLSKAPIKIQLGEKLTEGKGAGGSPDMGARAAEESREIIKEELLNTDLLFITAGMGGGTGTGAAPIIAEIAKSMNILTVAIVTKPFNFEGPVRMRQAENGLKELRSKVDTIITIPNERLVDICEKDTGMKYAFLLADQILHRAVQSISDVITTKGEINVDFADVKGIMTTAGDAIMGMGQAKGENAVDAALQQALNSPLLDNLSINGANRGVLVNITGSSRLPLTEAKETMDKLREQLGHEAHVFFGFVIDENLQDEVKLTLIATGLTNRRTIRHLTPDEMKQRNHLASKSYIQEPTAYVKPSTLNKGDIFRPAALRKKKNT